Sequence from the Fulvivirga ligni genome:
AAAAGGTGATGATCGTCAGAAATCAGAACTATGTAGAAATAACGCTTAAAGAGAGTGCGCTGGAAGATAGCAAATACCGTCAGCAGCTCGAAAACAACAGTCCTTTCGGAGTTGGAAGCGGACCTCACTTTAAACTTAACATTGGCTCAGTAGATAGCTTTATAGAACAATACACTGAATTTAATGATAAGCTTAATAAAGATGAGCAGGTAGACTATCAGGTAGATGATAAAAATGACATCAGTCAATACATATTCCAGTGGGGATTCTTTGTATTAATTCTTTTTGGATTCTGGTTCTTAATGAGAAGAATGACCGGAAACGGTGGCCCTGGCGGTCAGATTTTCAATATTGGTAAGTCTAGAGCAGCACTATTTGATGCTGAGAACAAGGTGAAAATTACTTTTGGTAATGTGGCCGGTCTTGATGAAGCTAAAGAAGAAGTAAAAGAGATTGTAGAGTTCTTAAAGAACCCAGGCAAATTCACTAAGCTAGGTGGTAAAATACCAAAAGGTGCTTTGCTTGTAGGCCCTCCGGGAACAGGTAAAACATTATTAGCGAAAGCAGTGGCAGGTGAAGCTGGTGTGCCATTCTTTACACTTTCAGGATCAGACTTCGTGGAGATGTTCGTGGGTGTAGGTGCAGCCAGAGTAAGAGACTTATTTAAGCAAGCCAAAGAAAAAGCTCCTTGTATCGTATTTATAGATGAGATCGACGCTATTGGTCGTTCAAGAGGTAGAGGTCAAATGCCTGGATCTAACGATGAAAGAGAGAACACCCTTAACTCTCTACTTGTAGAGATGGATGGTTTCTCAACAGATTCTGGAGTAATTATTCTTGCCGCTACCAACAGACCTGACGTACTGGATTCAGCTCTTATGAGACCAGGTCGTTTTGATAGACAAATTAGTATTGACAAGCCGGATATCGTAGGTAGAGAGGCTATATTCAAAGTACACCTTAAGCCTTTGAAACTAGGTAAAGATGTAGATGCTAGAAAACTAGCAGCTCAAACACCAGGTTTTGCAGGAGCAGAAATTGCCAATGTTTGTAACGAAGCCGCACTTATTGCTGCACGTCAGGACAAATCAGCTGTAGAAATGCAGGATTTCCATGATGCTATTGACAGGGTAATTGGTGGTTTAGAGAAGAAAAATAAGATCATTTCTCCTGAAGAGAAGAAAATTGTTGCTTACCATGAGGCTGGTCACGCAGTTGCTGGTTGGTTCCTGGAGCACGCTGATCCTTTGGTAAAAGTAAGTATTGTACCTAGAGGTGTGGCTGCATTAGGTTATGCTCAATATCTTCCAAAAGAACAATTCCTATATCAAACTGAACAACTACTAGATGAGATGTGTATGGCACTTGGTGGTAGAGCAGCTGAGGAACTGGTATTTGGAAAAATATCAACTGGAGCACTTAGTGACCTTGAAAGAGTAACTAAAATGGCTTACAGCATAGTATCTGTTTATGGTATGAACGATAAGATTGGTAACGTATCATTCTATGATTCAAAACAATCTGATTATAACTTCACTAAACCATATTCTGAGGCAACTGCTGAAACAATTGATCAGGAAGTAAGAAAAGTGATTGAAACGGCATTCTCCAGAACTAAGGATATGCTTTCTCACAGAAGTAAAGAGCTTGAAGTAGTGGCTCAGGAGTTATTAGAAAAAGAGATCATTTTCCAATCTGACCTTGAGAGATTGATTGGTAAGCGTCCTTTTGAACATCAGACTTCATATGAAGCTTTCACTAACGGTAAAGAGAAATCTGAAGACTCAGATTCTGATGAAAACAAAACTGATCCGGGAGTAAAATCTTCAGCACCGACAGATTCTACTGTACCTTTGAGAGATTCAGACAACTAGAATATCATATTCATATAGATGAATTAAAATCAGGCCCAATGTGTGCCTGATTTTTTTTATTTTTAGCCTTTTAGATTTTTAAGAATGATAAAGGAAATTACTGACCTTCAAGGAAAGTATATATATTTTGCTTCTGACTTTCATTTAGGAGTGCCTAGCAAAGAAGC
This genomic interval carries:
- the ftsH gene encoding ATP-dependent zinc metalloprotease FtsH: MPDKKRNILPNKPQKPNYQVWVIVVLIAVIFGIMLFNNSSTLAPTTMSKFESMMMDNAVKKVMIVRNQNYVEITLKESALEDSKYRQQLENNSPFGVGSGPHFKLNIGSVDSFIEQYTEFNDKLNKDEQVDYQVDDKNDISQYIFQWGFFVLILFGFWFLMRRMTGNGGPGGQIFNIGKSRAALFDAENKVKITFGNVAGLDEAKEEVKEIVEFLKNPGKFTKLGGKIPKGALLVGPPGTGKTLLAKAVAGEAGVPFFTLSGSDFVEMFVGVGAARVRDLFKQAKEKAPCIVFIDEIDAIGRSRGRGQMPGSNDERENTLNSLLVEMDGFSTDSGVIILAATNRPDVLDSALMRPGRFDRQISIDKPDIVGREAIFKVHLKPLKLGKDVDARKLAAQTPGFAGAEIANVCNEAALIAARQDKSAVEMQDFHDAIDRVIGGLEKKNKIISPEEKKIVAYHEAGHAVAGWFLEHADPLVKVSIVPRGVAALGYAQYLPKEQFLYQTEQLLDEMCMALGGRAAEELVFGKISTGALSDLERVTKMAYSIVSVYGMNDKIGNVSFYDSKQSDYNFTKPYSEATAETIDQEVRKVIETAFSRTKDMLSHRSKELEVVAQELLEKEIIFQSDLERLIGKRPFEHQTSYEAFTNGKEKSEDSDSDENKTDPGVKSSAPTDSTVPLRDSDN